Proteins encoded in a region of the Isoalcanivorax pacificus W11-5 genome:
- the der gene encoding ribosome biogenesis GTPase Der, with translation MKPVLALVGRPNVGKSTLFNRLTRTRDALVADMPGLTRDRKYGLGRGADRPYVVIDTGGIGEGLEGVAEPTTEQARLALAEADAVLFLVDGRAGLTVADQQLAQLMRTLNKPVHLVVNKTDGLDEDSAMAEFYALGLGEVHAIAAVHGRGVRRMLENVLAPFPLPPEVDAEEQAADSGIKVAVLGRPNVGKSTLVNRLLGEERVVVYDMAGTTRDTIEIPYERHGKRYTLLDTAGIRRRGKVFEAVEKFSVIKAMQAIDDAHVVVIVIDAREGLTEQDLHLLGYIIEAGRSVVMAVNKWDGLSVEHREQVKAELGRRLEFAPWMRVHTISALHGTGVGDLYPLIERAWASAFPKVSTNSLTQMMEAIVARHQPPIVGRNRIKLRYAHIGGSNPPRIIIHGSKADSVPAGYRRYLENRFREQLKLEGTPVRVEFKSSENPYEGKKNTLTERQIRRKKRLMKHVKR, from the coding sequence ATGAAACCCGTGCTGGCCCTGGTGGGCCGTCCCAACGTGGGCAAGTCCACCCTGTTCAATCGCCTGACCCGCACCCGTGACGCGCTGGTGGCGGACATGCCCGGCCTGACCCGCGACCGTAAATACGGCCTCGGGCGTGGCGCCGACCGCCCCTACGTGGTGATCGACACCGGCGGTATCGGCGAAGGCCTGGAAGGCGTGGCCGAACCGACCACCGAGCAGGCGCGGCTGGCGCTGGCCGAGGCCGATGCCGTGCTGTTCCTGGTCGATGGCCGGGCCGGCCTGACCGTTGCGGACCAGCAACTGGCGCAGCTGATGCGCACCCTGAACAAGCCCGTGCACCTGGTGGTGAACAAGACCGACGGTCTGGACGAAGACTCCGCCATGGCCGAGTTCTACGCCCTGGGCCTGGGCGAAGTACACGCCATTGCCGCTGTGCACGGCCGGGGCGTGCGGCGCATGCTGGAAAACGTGCTGGCGCCATTCCCGTTGCCGCCGGAAGTCGATGCCGAAGAGCAGGCCGCCGATTCCGGCATCAAGGTGGCTGTGCTGGGCCGCCCGAACGTGGGCAAGTCCACCCTGGTGAACCGCCTGCTGGGCGAAGAACGTGTGGTGGTCTACGACATGGCCGGCACCACCCGCGACACCATCGAGATTCCCTACGAGCGCCACGGCAAGCGTTACACGCTGCTGGATACCGCCGGCATCCGCCGGCGCGGCAAGGTGTTCGAGGCGGTGGAAAAATTCTCCGTGATCAAGGCCATGCAGGCGATCGACGACGCCCATGTGGTGGTCATCGTGATCGACGCCCGCGAGGGCCTCACCGAACAGGACCTGCACCTGCTGGGCTATATCATCGAAGCCGGCCGCTCGGTGGTGATGGCGGTGAACAAGTGGGATGGTCTGTCAGTGGAACACCGGGAACAGGTCAAGGCCGAGCTGGGCCGCCGGCTGGAGTTTGCGCCCTGGATGCGCGTTCACACCATTTCCGCGCTGCACGGCACCGGTGTGGGCGACCTGTACCCGCTGATCGAGCGCGCCTGGGCGTCGGCGTTCCCGAAAGTCAGCACCAACAGCCTGACGCAAATGATGGAGGCCATCGTCGCCCGCCATCAGCCACCCATTGTGGGCCGCAACCGCATCAAACTGCGCTACGCGCACATTGGCGGCAGCAACCCGCCGCGCATCATCATCCACGGCAGCAAGGCCGATTCCGTGCCGGCGGGTTATCGGCGTTATCTGGAAAACCGCTTCCGTGAGCAACTGAAACTGGAAGGTACGCCGGTGCGGGTCGAGTTCAAGAGCAGCGAAAACCCCTATGAGGGCAAGAAAAACACCCTCACCGAGCGCCAGATCCGCCGCAAGAAACGCTTGATGAAACACGTGAAACGCTGA
- a CDS encoding TonB-dependent receptor plug domain-containing protein produces MRSLLLVLVMSASSQGAVAALDWPPASGHDDAGASASGMPVVLTPARLRQPQSEVPASVTVIDRSLIEASGAREIYQLFRLVPGMAALKVDGNVPTVAYHATQARDTRRMLVLVDGRSVYQPGLSRVLWNDIPLEVEDIERIEVTRGPNAAAYGANAFTGIINIISRHPEDVIGTTVSIRGGNNGVRDVRLTDGRRWSDGGLRLTAARRADEGYDDDILYLGRPLRDAREVHTFNLRLAHHLNLRDTLEVFAGGARTALQRPVDSGLLTFVDYTRLPEEDNRSGFLQLRWSREISDQHQLRVQTYAQYTRAALSQSVCTLDPLTGLPGPGGGVFYSRELRDLYNANNRDLDATLAAFPSDPAVLNRYSTLAGSGAAPFCHGLGQQVEEQRADLEIEDTLQLHRRVRLVTGANVRQDRAVSQVFLRGTHENNSQALFSNLELMPLDPVRINLGGFYQWDEINGSEFSPRAALIWTPAPGHGVRLVYSRAVRSVDVYEDQADTSIRPEKLPADYRDNAVALLGWTQPELFLTQRSDGMLKSERIRSRELGYFGRMGQFEIDVRFFNERLSDLISRPVNPFQFEASNADRVDHRGWETQLAWWPHRRHLLRLTAARVLTEATTGFERRLIARNSGSLLWRYDFADGWLFSSAYYLAKDYNDYRYEQATAQLAKRYHLGPTELELRAMIEHNLSGDPVVFDENLYRDNSRYWFSVAINF; encoded by the coding sequence ATGCGAAGCCTGTTGCTTGTGCTGGTGATGTCCGCCTCCAGCCAGGGCGCGGTTGCCGCGCTGGACTGGCCGCCGGCCAGTGGACACGACGATGCGGGGGCGTCGGCCTCCGGCATGCCGGTGGTGCTCACCCCCGCGCGCTTGCGCCAGCCGCAGTCGGAAGTGCCGGCAAGCGTTACGGTCATTGATCGCAGCCTGATCGAGGCCAGCGGCGCGCGGGAAATCTACCAGTTGTTCCGTCTGGTGCCGGGCATGGCGGCACTGAAAGTGGACGGTAACGTCCCCACCGTCGCCTATCATGCCACCCAGGCCCGCGATACCCGCCGCATGCTGGTGCTGGTGGACGGCCGCTCGGTGTACCAGCCGGGCCTGTCACGGGTGCTGTGGAACGATATCCCGCTGGAAGTCGAGGACATCGAGCGCATCGAAGTCACCCGCGGCCCCAACGCCGCCGCCTACGGTGCCAACGCCTTTACCGGCATCATCAACATCATCAGCCGCCACCCGGAAGACGTGATCGGCACCACGGTGAGCATCCGTGGCGGCAACAATGGTGTGCGCGATGTGCGCCTGACCGACGGCCGGCGCTGGTCCGATGGCGGCCTGCGGCTGACCGCTGCGCGCCGTGCTGACGAGGGCTATGATGATGACATCCTCTACCTGGGCCGCCCCCTGCGCGATGCCAGGGAAGTGCACACCTTCAACCTGCGGCTGGCCCATCACCTGAACCTGCGCGACACGCTGGAAGTGTTTGCCGGTGGTGCCCGCACCGCGTTGCAGCGGCCGGTGGATTCCGGGTTGCTGACCTTTGTCGACTACACCCGGCTGCCGGAGGAAGACAACCGCTCCGGCTTCCTGCAACTGCGCTGGTCGCGCGAAATATCCGATCAGCACCAGCTGCGTGTGCAGACCTACGCCCAGTACACCCGTGCCGCCCTCTCGCAGAGTGTCTGCACGCTGGACCCGCTGACCGGCCTGCCGGGCCCGGGCGGCGGCGTGTTCTACAGCCGCGAGCTGCGCGACCTCTACAACGCCAATAACCGTGACCTGGACGCCACCCTGGCGGCGTTTCCCTCGGACCCGGCGGTGCTCAACCGTTACAGCACGCTCGCCGGCAGCGGGGCGGCGCCGTTCTGCCATGGGCTCGGACAGCAGGTGGAAGAGCAGCGCGCCGACCTGGAAATCGAGGACACGCTGCAACTGCATCGCCGGGTGCGCCTGGTCACCGGCGCGAACGTGCGCCAGGACCGTGCGGTTTCCCAGGTCTTCCTGCGCGGCACGCACGAAAACAACAGCCAGGCGCTGTTCAGCAACCTGGAGCTGATGCCGCTGGACCCGGTGCGCATCAACCTCGGCGGGTTCTACCAATGGGATGAGATCAACGGCAGTGAATTCAGTCCGCGCGCGGCGCTGATCTGGACTCCGGCGCCAGGCCATGGTGTGCGGCTGGTCTATTCGCGCGCCGTGCGCAGTGTGGACGTCTACGAGGATCAGGCCGACACCAGCATCCGGCCGGAGAAGCTGCCGGCGGACTACCGCGATAACGCCGTGGCGCTGCTCGGCTGGACACAGCCGGAACTGTTCCTGACCCAGCGCAGCGACGGCATGCTGAAATCCGAGCGCATCCGCTCACGTGAACTGGGTTATTTCGGTCGCATGGGGCAATTCGAGATTGATGTACGCTTCTTCAACGAGAGGCTCAGCGATCTGATCAGCCGTCCCGTGAACCCGTTTCAGTTTGAGGCCAGCAATGCCGATAGAGTGGATCATCGGGGTTGGGAAACCCAGCTCGCCTGGTGGCCGCACCGGCGACACCTGCTGCGGCTCACGGCGGCCCGGGTGCTGACCGAAGCGACCACCGGGTTTGAACGCCGTCTGATTGCCCGTAACAGTGGCAGTCTGTTGTGGCGTTACGATTTTGCTGATGGCTGGTTGTTCTCTTCGGCCTACTATCTGGCTAAAGATTACAACGACTACCGCTACGAACAGGCCACCGCACAACTGGCCAAACGTTATCATCTCGGCCCAACGGAACTGGAGCTGCGCGCCATGATTGAACACAACCTCTCGGGTGATCCCGTCGTCTTCGACGAGAACCTCTACCGCGACAACAGCCGATACTGGTTTTCCGTGGCGATAAACTTCTGA
- a CDS encoding ABC transporter substrate-binding protein, giving the protein MRPWRPALVVLLLCLAAQGVGAAGVKLAVTGASDGFRERFSVALDEELGQLSGDDISWVEPRKADLTLALGDNAFRDALTLRRPVLGLFVSRDVALEAFTAGCGCSAFFSETDPIRQLRLARLLFPGAYRIGVLTSPGSAWVSGLLGPYAESREITLVHSEVVDSNALARELPRLLSQVDVLLAVNDPQLYTAGTARLVLLTSYRQNKPVIGPDELFVQAGSVATTFTSGEDMVLQAARAVADYNNRGRLPPPDFATAFSVQVNQHVARSYGVPVLDEQTLWQQLEAGE; this is encoded by the coding sequence ATGAGGCCATGGCGGCCCGCACTGGTTGTCCTGCTACTGTGCCTGGCGGCGCAGGGTGTGGGCGCGGCCGGTGTGAAGCTGGCGGTCACGGGGGCTTCTGACGGTTTCCGGGAACGCTTCAGTGTCGCGCTTGATGAGGAGCTGGGGCAGCTGTCCGGTGACGACATCAGTTGGGTCGAGCCGCGCAAGGCTGATCTCACGCTGGCGCTGGGCGACAACGCCTTCCGCGACGCCCTGACGCTGCGCCGTCCGGTGCTGGGCCTGTTTGTCAGCCGCGACGTGGCGCTGGAAGCCTTCACGGCCGGCTGCGGCTGCAGTGCCTTCTTCAGTGAAACGGATCCGATCCGGCAACTGCGCCTGGCGCGTTTGCTGTTTCCCGGCGCCTACCGCATCGGTGTGCTCACCAGCCCCGGCAGCGCCTGGGTGAGCGGCTTGCTGGGCCCCTATGCCGAAAGCCGCGAGATCACGCTGGTGCACAGTGAAGTCGTGGACAGCAATGCGCTGGCACGGGAGTTGCCTCGCCTGTTGTCGCAGGTGGATGTGTTGCTCGCGGTGAACGACCCGCAGCTTTATACCGCAGGCACGGCGCGGCTGGTCCTGCTGACCAGCTACCGCCAGAACAAGCCTGTCATCGGTCCGGACGAACTGTTCGTGCAGGCCGGCAGCGTTGCCACGACCTTCACCTCCGGTGAAGACATGGTGCTGCAGGCGGCCCGTGCCGTGGCGGACTACAACAACCGTGGCCGGCTGCCGCCGCCGGATTTCGCCACGGCGTTTTCCGTTCAGGTGAACCAGCACGTGGCGCGTTCCTATGGCGTGCCGGTACTCGATGAACAGACTCTGTGGCAGCAACTGGAGGCCGGCGAGTGA
- a CDS encoding response regulator, whose product MRSLQQQLQVLGILPALILLVLLLGLLTWQRFGDAAAELDGKGRFIVRHLASSSEYGVLSGNYEDLRQQARLALQDPEVRYVLYTDTDGQVLLYQGTDDAVTQPEERQESLRTYRARIYRQPLFFAPEFSDAIPAPPARPEVIGEVSLGLSNASVAARQREILLASLAPAVAAVIVALWIAARLARTISVPINRLSRLVRVIRGGGYHVRGASPLQGELAGLQNDINELAAALERARREQDAAMDELREARQRAEAASQAKSGFLAMMSHELRTPMNGVLGMLQLMETTALSREQQEYASAAVESTNHLLEVINDILDFSRIESGRMDIEQLFFAPEELVRNCIANFRYLAEQKGLVLALDGIESLANLEVRSDPTRMRQVLSNLVANAIKFTDQGSVTVRAGCELVHGSSRVELFLSVSDTGIGIARDKLEGLFDAFSQVDSSTSRRYGGAGLGLAISRRLCTMLGGRLEVDSAPGQGTCFTATFVVDSRPRALVRAGNGSEERVLELKGRVLLVEDNAVNRMVAQRMLSGTGLDTVTAENGEQALALLEQEDFDCVLMDIQMPVLDGLEATRQLRSRERKTSRRRTPVIALTANALSGERERCLAVGMDDYLAKPFQRRKLLYMVARYLPGSPLAL is encoded by the coding sequence ATGCGCTCTCTGCAACAGCAACTCCAGGTGCTGGGCATCCTGCCCGCGCTGATTCTGCTGGTGCTGCTGTTGGGTCTGCTGACCTGGCAACGCTTTGGCGATGCGGCAGCCGAACTCGACGGCAAAGGCCGTTTCATCGTGCGTCATCTGGCGTCCTCGTCCGAATACGGTGTGTTGTCCGGCAACTACGAAGATTTGCGTCAACAGGCGCGGCTGGCACTGCAGGACCCGGAAGTACGCTACGTGCTGTACACCGATACCGATGGCCAGGTGCTGCTTTATCAGGGAACCGACGATGCCGTGACGCAGCCGGAAGAGCGGCAGGAATCACTGCGCACCTACCGGGCCCGCATCTATCGCCAGCCGCTGTTCTTTGCGCCCGAGTTCAGTGATGCGATCCCGGCCCCGCCGGCGCGGCCGGAAGTGATTGGTGAAGTCAGCCTGGGCCTCTCCAACGCGTCTGTGGCGGCCCGCCAGCGGGAAATCCTGCTGGCCAGCCTGGCGCCGGCCGTGGCGGCAGTGATCGTGGCATTGTGGATTGCTGCCCGGCTGGCGCGCACCATCTCGGTGCCGATCAACCGGCTGTCGCGGCTGGTGCGGGTGATCCGTGGTGGCGGTTACCACGTGCGCGGCGCCAGCCCGCTGCAGGGTGAACTGGCCGGCCTGCAGAACGACATCAACGAACTGGCCGCCGCGCTGGAGCGCGCCCGGCGCGAGCAGGATGCGGCCATGGATGAATTGCGCGAGGCGCGTCAGCGGGCCGAAGCCGCCAGCCAGGCCAAGAGCGGGTTCCTGGCGATGATGAGCCACGAACTGCGCACCCCCATGAACGGCGTGCTCGGCATGCTGCAACTGATGGAAACCACAGCGCTCAGCCGCGAACAGCAGGAATACGCCTCGGCGGCGGTGGAATCCACCAACCACCTGCTCGAAGTGATCAACGACATCCTCGATTTTTCCCGTATCGAATCCGGACGCATGGACATTGAGCAGTTGTTCTTCGCTCCGGAAGAACTGGTGCGCAACTGCATCGCCAATTTCCGTTATCTGGCCGAACAGAAAGGGCTGGTACTGGCGCTGGACGGCATCGAATCACTGGCCAACCTGGAAGTGCGCTCCGACCCGACCCGCATGCGCCAGGTGCTCAGTAACCTGGTCGCCAACGCGATCAAGTTCACCGACCAGGGCAGCGTCACGGTGCGCGCCGGGTGCGAGCTGGTGCACGGCAGCAGCCGTGTGGAGCTGTTCCTGTCAGTGAGCGACACCGGCATCGGCATCGCCCGGGACAAGCTCGAGGGCCTGTTCGACGCCTTCTCGCAGGTGGATTCCTCCACCTCACGCCGCTACGGCGGCGCCGGCCTCGGGCTGGCCATCTCCCGGCGCCTGTGCACCATGCTCGGCGGCCGGCTGGAAGTGGACTCGGCGCCGGGGCAGGGCACCTGCTTCACCGCCACCTTCGTCGTCGACAGCCGCCCCCGGGCGCTGGTGCGCGCCGGCAACGGCAGCGAAGAGCGGGTGCTGGAGCTCAAGGGCCGGGTTCTGCTGGTGGAAGACAACGCGGTCAATCGCATGGTGGCGCAGCGCATGCTCAGCGGCACCGGGCTGGATACCGTCACTGCCGAGAACGGCGAACAGGCGCTGGCGCTGCTGGAGCAGGAGGACTTCGACTGCGTGCTGATGGACATCCAGATGCCGGTGCTCGATGGCCTGGAGGCCACCCGGCAACTGCGCAGCCGCGAGCGCAAGACCAGCCGCCGCCGCACACCGGTGATTGCCCTGACCGCCAATGCCCTGTCCGGCGAGCGGGAACGATGCCTGGCGGTCGGCATGGACGATTATCTGGCCAAGCCGTTCCAGCGGCGCAAGCTGCTGTACATGGTGGCCCGTTACCTCCCGGGCAGCCCACTGGCGCTGTAG
- the xseA gene encoding exodeoxyribonuclease VII large subunit, whose amino-acid sequence MSIDPDILAGHPTAERRVYTVSRLNLEAQGLLEGSFPLIWLEAELSNLSRPASGHLYFSLKDDRAQVTAAMFRNRNQMLRFTPRNGQQVLVRARITLYVPRGSFQLVVEHMEEAGEGRLRQQFEALKEKLRAEGLFESDRKRPLPALPRQIGVITSPSGAVIRDILHVLKRRCPQIPVLIYPAAVQGRDAPAQLRAALALANARQECDVLILARGGGSLEDLWAFNDEQLARDVAASGIPVVSAVGHEVDTGLTDFAADMRAPTPSAAAELVGPDLTLFTDRLKVAQRRLARQVQLHLLQQAERLTAVRRRLRHPRERLEQHAQQLDELDARLQRQMRHQLALAGQQAHQLSRRLQAQNPSALLARRQQTLDALARRLVLPAPRQLKQTQRELAQLGQRLHTASPLATLGRGYSISFVGDTALRSVAAVQSGDRLRTRLADGEMESEVLAVHPTQDPR is encoded by the coding sequence ATGAGCATTGACCCCGATATCCTCGCTGGCCACCCCACGGCGGAACGGCGTGTCTACACCGTCAGCCGCCTGAATCTGGAGGCCCAGGGCCTGCTGGAAGGCAGTTTTCCGCTGATCTGGCTGGAGGCGGAGCTGTCCAATCTGTCGCGCCCGGCGTCCGGCCACCTGTACTTCAGTCTCAAGGATGACCGCGCTCAGGTAACGGCGGCCATGTTCCGCAATCGCAACCAGATGTTGCGGTTCACGCCCCGCAATGGCCAGCAGGTGCTGGTGCGCGCACGGATCACGCTGTATGTGCCACGCGGCAGCTTCCAGCTGGTGGTAGAGCACATGGAAGAAGCCGGTGAAGGCCGCCTGCGCCAGCAGTTCGAGGCGTTGAAGGAAAAACTGCGCGCCGAGGGGCTGTTCGAGAGCGACCGCAAGCGCCCGCTGCCGGCGCTGCCGCGCCAGATCGGCGTGATCACCTCGCCCAGCGGTGCAGTGATCCGCGACATCCTGCATGTGCTCAAACGCCGCTGCCCGCAGATTCCGGTGCTGATCTACCCCGCCGCCGTGCAGGGCCGGGACGCGCCCGCCCAGTTGCGCGCCGCGCTGGCGCTGGCCAATGCGCGCCAGGAGTGCGATGTGCTGATCCTGGCCCGGGGTGGCGGCTCGCTGGAAGACCTGTGGGCCTTCAATGATGAGCAACTGGCACGGGACGTGGCCGCCAGCGGCATTCCGGTTGTCTCGGCGGTGGGCCACGAGGTGGATACCGGCCTGACCGATTTCGCCGCCGATATGCGTGCGCCTACGCCTTCCGCCGCGGCCGAGCTTGTCGGGCCAGACCTGACATTGTTCACGGACCGCCTGAAGGTGGCGCAGCGCCGGCTGGCGCGGCAGGTGCAGTTACATCTGCTGCAACAGGCCGAGCGCCTGACTGCGGTGCGCCGCCGGCTGCGCCACCCGCGTGAGCGGCTGGAGCAGCACGCCCAGCAACTGGATGAACTGGACGCCCGGCTGCAACGGCAAATGCGCCATCAGCTGGCACTGGCAGGCCAGCAGGCGCATCAATTGTCGCGCCGGCTGCAGGCGCAGAACCCTTCTGCGCTGCTGGCCCGCCGCCAGCAGACCCTGGACGCCCTCGCCCGCCGGCTGGTGCTGCCCGCTCCCCGGCAACTGAAGCAGACACAGCGGGAACTGGCGCAACTGGGGCAGCGGCTGCATACCGCCAGCCCGCTGGCAACGCTGGGGCGCGGCTACAGCATCAGTTTCGTGGGGGATACGGCGCTGCGCTCCGTGGCAGCGGTGCAATCCGGCGACCGGTTACGCACGCGGCTGGCCGACGGGGAAATGGAATCCGAGGTGCTGGCAGTTCATCCTACGCAGGATCCGCGCTAG
- the guaB gene encoding IMP dehydrogenase, producing the protein MLRIVQEALTFDDVLLVPAYSEVLPKDVCLKTRLTREISLNIPLVSAAMDTVTEHRLAIGMAQEGGIGILHKNMEVEDQARHVRMVKKYESGVVKDPITVSSDTTVAELLRITESHNISGVPVVEGDNVVGIVTSRDTRFVTEYNQPVAAVMTGKDRLVTVREGASADEVQQLLHRHRIEKVLVVNEAGALRGLITVKDIEKATNYPNACKDSQGRLRVGAAVGTGADSEARVEALVDAGVDVIVVDTAHGHSRGVIERVAWIKKHFPHIQVVGGNIATAAAAVALVEAGADAVKVGIGPGSICTTRIVAGIGVPQITAVSEVADALAKYDVPLISDGGIRFSGDVSKAVAAGASCIMIGSLLAGTEEAPGEVELFQGGYYKAYRGMGSLGAMSGKSNSSDRYFQDAAAGVEKLVPEGIEGRVPYKGPMTNIVHQLMGGLRASMGYTGCRDIDEMRTKPQFVKITGAGMKESHVHDVTITKEAPNYPVG; encoded by the coding sequence ATGCTCAGAATTGTGCAAGAAGCACTGACATTCGACGACGTTCTTCTGGTACCCGCCTACTCCGAAGTGCTGCCCAAGGATGTCTGTCTCAAGACCCGCCTGACCCGCGAGATCAGCCTCAACATCCCGCTGGTGTCCGCCGCCATGGATACCGTCACCGAACACCGCCTGGCCATCGGCATGGCCCAGGAAGGCGGCATCGGCATCTTGCACAAGAACATGGAAGTGGAAGACCAGGCGCGCCATGTGCGCATGGTGAAAAAGTATGAGAGCGGTGTGGTGAAAGACCCGATCACAGTGAGTTCGGACACCACTGTGGCCGAGCTGCTGCGCATCACCGAGTCGCACAACATTTCCGGCGTGCCGGTGGTGGAAGGCGACAACGTCGTCGGTATCGTCACCAGCCGTGACACCCGGTTCGTGACCGAATACAACCAGCCGGTGGCGGCCGTGATGACCGGCAAGGACCGCCTGGTGACCGTGCGCGAAGGCGCCAGCGCCGACGAAGTACAGCAACTGCTGCACCGTCATCGCATCGAAAAAGTCCTGGTGGTCAACGAAGCCGGCGCCCTGCGCGGCCTGATCACCGTGAAGGACATCGAAAAGGCCACCAACTATCCGAATGCCTGCAAGGATTCCCAGGGCCGTCTGCGTGTGGGCGCGGCCGTAGGCACCGGTGCTGACAGCGAAGCGCGTGTCGAAGCACTGGTGGATGCCGGCGTGGACGTGATCGTGGTGGATACCGCCCACGGCCATTCCCGTGGCGTGATCGAACGCGTGGCCTGGATCAAGAAACACTTCCCGCACATTCAGGTGGTTGGCGGCAACATCGCCACAGCTGCTGCGGCCGTGGCACTCGTGGAAGCCGGCGCTGACGCGGTGAAAGTCGGCATCGGCCCCGGTTCCATCTGCACCACCCGCATCGTCGCCGGTATCGGCGTGCCGCAGATCACGGCCGTTTCCGAAGTGGCCGACGCGCTGGCGAAATATGATGTGCCGCTGATTTCCGACGGGGGTATCCGCTTCTCCGGCGACGTCTCTAAAGCCGTTGCCGCCGGTGCAAGCTGCATCATGATCGGCTCACTGCTGGCCGGCACCGAAGAGGCGCCGGGTGAAGTGGAACTGTTCCAGGGCGGTTACTACAAGGCCTACCGTGGCATGGGCTCGCTCGGCGCCATGTCCGGCAAATCCAACTCCAGCGACCGCTACTTCCAGGATGCGGCCGCCGGCGTGGAAAAACTGGTACCGGAAGGCATCGAAGGCCGTGTGCCCTACAAAGGCCCGATGACCAACATCGTGCACCAGCTGATGGGCGGCCTGCGGGCGTCCATGGGCTACACCGGTTGCCGTGACATCGACGAAATGCGCACCAAACCGCAGTTCGTGAAGATTACCGGCGCCGGCATGAAGGAATCCCACGTCCATGACGTGACCATCACCAAGGAAGCACCGAACTACCCGGTGGGGTGA
- the guaA gene encoding glutamine-hydrolyzing GMP synthase, producing the protein MKDIHSQRILILDFGSQYTQLIARRVREIGVYCEIRAFDMDDAEIRAFDPAGVILSGGPETVTMTETPRAPQRVFELGVPVLGICYGMQTMASQLGGAVINGEKHEFGYARVEKREPNSLLDGIVDHEEDARNFLDVWMSHGDRVDGVPGGFVIAASTDSCPIAAMADDERRFYGVQFHPEVTHTLQGGRLLERFVRDICQCEKLWTPDNIIEDAIAQIRELVRDEEVILGLSGGVDSSVVAALLHKAIGEQLTCVFVDNGLLRHREGDQVMEMFAENMGVKVIRVDAEDIFLSKLAGVSDPEQKRKIIGNTFIDIFDAEAAKLANAHWLAQGTIYPDVIESAASKTGKAHVIKSHHNVGGLPEHMKLKLVEPLRELFKDEVRKIGLELGLPYDMVYRHPFPGPGLGVRILGEVKKEYADTLRLADDIFITELHAAGLYHKTSQAFTVFLPVKSVGVVGDARRYEYVVALRAVETIDFMTARWAHLPYEFLEKVSSRIINEIPGISRVTYDVSSKPPATIEWE; encoded by the coding sequence ATGAAAGACATTCATTCCCAGCGCATCCTGATTCTGGATTTCGGCTCGCAGTACACCCAACTGATCGCCCGCCGCGTGCGCGAGATCGGCGTCTATTGCGAAATCCGGGCCTTCGATATGGATGACGCGGAAATCCGCGCCTTCGACCCGGCCGGCGTGATTCTTTCCGGTGGCCCGGAAACCGTGACCATGACCGAAACCCCGCGCGCCCCGCAGCGCGTGTTCGAACTCGGCGTGCCGGTGCTGGGCATCTGCTACGGCATGCAGACCATGGCCTCGCAACTCGGTGGCGCTGTCATCAACGGCGAAAAACACGAATTCGGCTACGCCCGCGTCGAAAAACGCGAGCCCAACAGCCTGCTCGACGGCATCGTCGATCACGAAGAGGACGCCCGCAATTTCCTCGACGTCTGGATGAGCCACGGCGACCGCGTCGACGGCGTGCCCGGTGGCTTCGTCATTGCGGCCAGCACCGACTCCTGCCCGATCGCCGCCATGGCCGACGACGAACGCCGCTTCTACGGCGTGCAATTCCACCCGGAAGTGACTCACACGCTTCAGGGCGGCCGCCTGCTGGAGCGCTTCGTGCGCGATATCTGCCAGTGCGAAAAACTCTGGACCCCGGACAACATCATCGAAGATGCCATCGCCCAGATTCGCGAACTGGTGCGCGATGAAGAAGTGATCCTCGGCCTCTCCGGTGGTGTTGATTCCTCCGTCGTCGCCGCGCTGCTGCACAAGGCCATCGGCGAACAGCTCACCTGCGTGTTCGTGGATAACGGCCTGCTGCGTCACCGCGAAGGCGACCAGGTGATGGAAATGTTCGCCGAGAACATGGGCGTCAAAGTCATTCGCGTCGATGCCGAAGACATTTTCCTGAGCAAACTCGCAGGCGTGAGCGACCCGGAGCAGAAACGCAAGATCATCGGCAACACCTTCATCGATATCTTCGATGCCGAAGCCGCCAAGCTGGCAAACGCCCACTGGCTGGCCCAGGGCACCATCTACCCGGACGTGATCGAATCCGCCGCCAGCAAAACCGGCAAGGCACACGTGATCAAATCCCACCACAACGTGGGCGGCCTGCCCGAGCACATGAAACTCAAACTGGTCGAGCCCCTGCGCGAACTGTTCAAGGACGAAGTGCGCAAAATCGGCCTGGAACTGGGCCTGCCCTACGACATGGTCTACCGCCATCCTTTCCCTGGCCCCGGCCTGGGCGTGCGCATCCTCGGCGAAGTGAAAAAGGAATACGCCGACACCCTGCGCCTGGCGGACGATATCTTCATCACCGAACTGCATGCCGCCGGCCTGTATCACAAGACCAGTCAGGCATTTACCGTGTTCCTGCCAGTGAAGTCGGTGGGCGTGGTGGGCGATGCCCGTCGGTATGAATATGTGGTGGCGTTGCGTGCGGTGGAAACCATCGACTTCATGACGGCGCGTTGGGCGCATTTGCCGTATGAGTTTCTGGAGAAGGTGTCGAGCCGGATTATCAATGAAATTCCGGGGATCAGCCGGGTGACGTACGATGTGTCGTCGAAGCCGCCGGCGACGATTGAGTGGGAGTGA